The following DNA comes from Thermococcus sp..
GGCTTAAGAACCTCTTCGACGTCGGGAGCGTCCACACCCTCAGGAACTACGTTGACTACCTTGAGGAGGCCTACCTCGTATTAATCGCCAGGAGGTTCTCCTACAAGCTCAAAGAGACACCAAAATCGCCAAGAAAAGTTTACGTTGTCGATTCTGCCTTCATCGAGCCATCGAACCTCAACTCCCCGGACTTTGGAAGGCGGATGGAGAACGCCGTTGCCGTGGAACTCACCAGAAGGGGTTATCCCCTCCACTACTGGAAGGAAAGGGGAGAGGTCGACTTCGTGGTTAAAGGACGCTCTGGAGTTGAATGCCTCATACAGGTGACGAGGGAACTTAAGGATGACAACTACCGGAGAGAAGTAGGGAACCTAGTTGAAGCAGGAAAAAGGCTCGGGGTTAAAAAGCTCTTGCTCATAACGTGGGATCAGGAGGAAAAGTTAAACGAGAG
Coding sequences within:
- a CDS encoding DUF4143 domain-containing protein, translating into LKNLFDVGSVHTLRNYVDYLEEAYLVLIARRFSYKLKETPKSPRKVYVVDSAFIEPSNLNSPDFGRRMENAVAVELTRRGYPLHYWKERGEVDFVVKGRSGVECLIQVTRELKDDNYRREVGNLVEAGKRLGVKKLLLITWDQEEKLNESGMTVEVVPLWKWLLGGKVCT